A stretch of Parachlamydia sp. AcF125 DNA encodes these proteins:
- a CDS encoding ribose-phosphate pyrophosphokinase, producing the protein MPSQSSHLLLFSGSSHPVLAQQVADYLGVKLGQVQLERFPDGEISVQVLENVRGRDTFVIQPIALDPNNYLMELLIMIDALKRASAHSIAAVIPYYGYCRQDRKDKPRVPITAKLVANLLVDAGATRILTMDLHAGQLQGFFDIPVDNLQARPRLGEAFNDLMPNDFVVVAPDVGSVKLARDYAHQLGVDLAIASKHRINASHVQVATLFGNVNGKDVLLADDMCSTAGTLVSAAKACQEKGARRIFAAITHGLFIGDAVAKIEESPIETVLVSNTIPYTDRLSSSTKIKIVSVASLLGQAISCILSRQSISSLYEFNEA; encoded by the coding sequence ATGCCCAGTCAGTCATCGCACTTGCTTTTATTTTCCGGTTCATCGCATCCGGTTTTAGCTCAGCAAGTTGCTGATTACCTGGGAGTTAAGCTTGGTCAAGTTCAGTTAGAGCGTTTCCCAGACGGAGAAATATCCGTTCAAGTTCTGGAAAATGTGCGCGGGCGAGATACTTTCGTCATTCAACCCATCGCTCTCGATCCTAACAATTACTTGATGGAGCTGCTAATTATGATCGATGCTCTTAAGCGAGCATCTGCCCACAGCATAGCAGCCGTTATCCCTTATTATGGGTATTGTCGGCAAGACCGCAAAGATAAACCTCGCGTTCCGATTACAGCTAAGTTAGTCGCAAACCTCTTAGTTGACGCCGGAGCAACGAGAATCTTAACGATGGATTTGCATGCTGGGCAACTTCAGGGTTTTTTTGATATCCCTGTTGATAATTTGCAAGCGCGACCCCGTTTAGGGGAAGCCTTTAACGATTTGATGCCAAATGATTTTGTTGTGGTGGCCCCTGATGTAGGAAGCGTCAAACTCGCAAGAGATTACGCCCATCAGTTGGGAGTGGATTTAGCCATCGCAAGCAAGCATCGCATCAATGCGTCACATGTGCAAGTTGCGACTTTATTTGGGAATGTCAATGGAAAAGATGTACTTCTCGCTGATGATATGTGTTCCACCGCTGGAACGCTAGTGTCAGCTGCGAAAGCGTGCCAAGAGAAGGGAGCCCGTCGGATTTTTGCTGCAATTACGCACGGTTTATTTATTGGAGATGCCGTCGCAAAAATTGAAGAAAGTCCCATTGAGACGGTGCTCGTAAGTAATACGATCCCTTACACAGATCGACTTAGTTCATCAACTAAAATTAAAATCGTTTCTGTGGCAAGTCTCTTAGGCCAAGCAATTAGCTGTATTTTATCACGGCAGTCCATCTCTTCTTTATACGAATTTAACGAAGCGTAG
- a CDS encoding 50S ribosomal protein L25/general stress protein Ctc, whose protein sequence is MKLKAFKRNVEKKCSVKKLRREGKIPAVIYKKGSSGEELSIDGQMFTAALRKVEPGHLSTTVFILEEEGRAERQVIVKEIQYNVTNYDVIHLDFEELIEGTPVNVKIPIEIVGAADCPGIKLGGVPRQVIRAMKVRCLPKDIPASFPVDISTLSLGESKRLSDLQIANTIRPLMNLSEVAVAIVKR, encoded by the coding sequence ATGAAACTCAAAGCTTTTAAACGAAATGTTGAAAAAAAATGTAGCGTCAAAAAGCTGCGTCGCGAAGGAAAGATTCCTGCAGTTATTTATAAAAAAGGAAGTTCAGGCGAAGAACTCTCCATAGATGGTCAAATGTTTACAGCTGCTCTTCGTAAAGTTGAGCCAGGCCATCTTTCGACTACGGTATTTATCCTTGAAGAAGAAGGAAGAGCCGAGAGACAAGTCATTGTTAAAGAAATCCAGTATAACGTCACAAACTACGATGTGATCCACTTAGATTTCGAAGAATTAATCGAAGGCACACCTGTCAATGTAAAAATACCTATTGAAATTGTCGGCGCTGCTGATTGCCCAGGAATTAAATTAGGGGGCGTTCCACGCCAAGTTATTCGCGCGATGAAAGTCCGATGCTTGCCAAAGGATATCCCAGCATCCTTCCCGGTTGATATTTCGACTTTGTCGTTGGGAGAATCAAAACGACTTTCCGATTTGCAGATTGCAAACACGATTCGTCCTTTGATGAATTTGAGTGAAGTTGCGGTTGCCATCGTTAAACGTTAA
- the pth gene encoding aminoacyl-tRNA hydrolase: MSKQYLFVGLGNPGKKYEMTRHNIGFLVIQTFAQQFGFTLVPDSKFKGVVAKKKFHLGEIHLLLPTTFMNESGQAVKRYVDFYKIPLSAMTVVVDDADLSFGAIRLRSQGSAGGHNGLKSLISHLGTTQFVRLRMGIGRPAPKSSLDDLADYVLDNFSQDEMPHLVPFLQQGTSVLERLLTQDVATAMNFVNKNS, encoded by the coding sequence GTGTCCAAGCAGTACCTTTTTGTAGGACTGGGAAATCCAGGGAAAAAGTACGAGATGACTCGCCATAATATCGGGTTTCTTGTCATTCAAACTTTTGCCCAGCAGTTTGGATTCACACTTGTACCAGATAGCAAATTTAAAGGAGTGGTAGCAAAAAAGAAGTTTCACTTAGGAGAAATTCACCTTTTGTTACCCACCACTTTTATGAATGAAAGTGGGCAAGCTGTTAAACGTTATGTGGATTTTTATAAAATTCCCCTTTCGGCCATGACAGTTGTTGTGGACGATGCAGATCTTTCCTTTGGAGCCATACGCTTAAGATCGCAAGGAAGTGCAGGTGGGCATAACGGACTTAAAAGCTTAATTAGCCACTTAGGAACTACCCAATTCGTCCGATTACGAATGGGAATTGGTCGTCCAGCTCCAAAAAGTTCACTGGATGATTTAGCAGATTATGTATTAGATAACTTTTCACAAGATGAGATGCCTCATTTAGTCCCTTTTTTGCAACAAGGGACTAGCGTTTTAGAGAGATTATTGACTCAAGATGTGGCAACAGCCATGAACTTTGTCAATAAAAATTCTTAA
- the rpsF gene encoding 30S ribosomal protein S6 → MSEKKQHLYEGMYVISATLSDEARKKALEKIQNGITEHGGEILKVHDQGRRRLAYQINGHREGYYYLLYFHVNPAAISELWHDYHLNEDLIRFITLRTDKVMEKIEFKSLVEAQ, encoded by the coding sequence ATGAGTGAAAAAAAGCAACATTTATATGAGGGGATGTACGTCATCAGCGCGACATTAAGCGATGAGGCACGTAAAAAAGCCCTGGAGAAAATTCAAAATGGAATTACTGAACATGGAGGAGAAATCCTAAAAGTTCACGACCAAGGAAGACGCCGATTGGCCTATCAAATTAATGGGCATCGTGAAGGGTATTATTATTTACTTTATTTTCATGTCAATCCAGCCGCCATTTCTGAACTTTGGCATGATTATCATTTAAACGAAGATCTGATCCGTTTTATTACCTTGCGAACAGATAAAGTAATGGAAAAAATTGAGTTTAAATCTTTGGTTGAAGCACAGTAA
- the rpsR gene encoding 30S ribosomal protein S18 codes for MSTRNTRRGHSKDQRARKRKTCPFTAAGITEIDYKDVNTLSKFITERGKILPRRITGVSAYHQKRLAEAIKRARHIALLPFVAEV; via the coding sequence ATGTCAACAAGAAACACAAGGCGTGGGCATTCAAAAGATCAACGCGCACGTAAGCGTAAAACATGTCCTTTTACTGCTGCGGGGATCACTGAAATTGATTACAAAGATGTGAATACCCTCAGCAAGTTTATTACAGAGCGAGGTAAAATTCTACCGCGCCGCATTACTGGTGTCTCAGCCTATCACCAAAAACGTTTAGCAGAAGCCATCAAGCGAGCACGTCATATCGCTTTGTTGCCATTTGTGGCTGAAGTATAA
- the rplI gene encoding 50S ribosomal protein L9, with translation MAHKLLLIEDVENLGRSGDLVSVKPGYARNFLLPQGVAVLADKRALRMRARLQEEREKKAAIDKSESEKIAAQLAGVTLTSIVKVDHEGHMYGSVSITDIVHLLSAEHQIELEKRSVGLKHPIKALGVYTLPVKLKEGVTGSFTLKVISEEASQQAAEADNAEKSE, from the coding sequence ATGGCACACAAATTGCTATTAATTGAAGATGTAGAAAACCTTGGACGCAGTGGAGACCTTGTATCCGTTAAACCTGGATACGCACGCAATTTCCTTTTACCCCAAGGCGTTGCCGTTCTTGCTGATAAACGAGCCCTTAGAATGCGTGCGCGTTTGCAAGAAGAGCGAGAAAAGAAAGCTGCTATTGACAAATCTGAATCAGAAAAAATTGCAGCTCAATTGGCGGGAGTCACTTTAACGTCTATTGTAAAAGTAGACCATGAAGGACATATGTATGGTTCTGTGTCTATTACAGATATTGTCCATCTACTCTCGGCAGAGCATCAAATTGAATTAGAGAAGCGTTCTGTAGGCTTAAAACACCCTATTAAAGCACTTGGAGTTTATACGCTTCCAGTAAAGCTTAAGGAAGGGGTCACAGGATCATTTACTTTGAAAGTGATTTCAGAAGAAGCTAGCCAGCAAGCAGCAGAAGCTGACAACGCTGAAAAGAGTGAATAA
- the ispE gene encoding 4-(cytidine 5'-diphospho)-2-C-methyl-D-erythritol kinase yields the protein MLTLYSPAKINLFLKILSKQSDGYHRLATLMQTIRLADVLHISLADWDELTCTDPSIPTDDSNLILKAAKLFRAISGLSVGIKVHLEKKIPHQAGLGGGSGNAATTLWALNELTGKKLSTQELLRSSEKIGSDVPFFFSQGTALCTGRGEIVQSLAPFSNQPVTIIKPQEGLATAQIYGKLDLKEIGKEDPDLLLASFMDPQQAPILVNDLEKPAFSCLPMLEDLKRQLQKSGFKSVLMSGSGSAFFCLGHANIHLLKGMFYCQTSFLNRSPGSWYSV from the coding sequence ATGCTGACTCTCTACTCTCCTGCCAAAATTAATCTTTTTTTGAAAATTCTTTCCAAACAAAGTGACGGCTATCACCGTTTAGCCACTTTAATGCAAACGATTAGGCTAGCGGATGTTTTGCATATTTCACTTGCAGATTGGGATGAACTGACTTGTACCGACCCTTCTATTCCTACCGATGACTCAAATTTGATTTTAAAAGCCGCCAAGCTATTTAGAGCCATAAGCGGTTTGTCTGTGGGGATTAAAGTTCACTTAGAAAAAAAGATTCCTCATCAAGCTGGTTTAGGGGGGGGAAGTGGAAATGCTGCTACTACTTTGTGGGCGCTTAATGAACTTACAGGCAAGAAGCTATCCACCCAGGAATTATTGAGGAGCAGTGAAAAGATTGGCTCGGATGTCCCTTTCTTTTTTTCACAAGGCACTGCCTTGTGTACGGGGCGAGGGGAAATTGTGCAATCTCTTGCGCCATTTTCAAATCAACCTGTCACAATCATTAAGCCGCAGGAGGGGTTAGCTACAGCCCAGATTTATGGCAAATTAGATTTAAAAGAGATTGGCAAGGAAGACCCCGATTTATTGCTTGCTTCTTTCATGGACCCACAACAGGCGCCTATTTTGGTCAACGATTTAGAAAAGCCAGCTTTTAGCTGTTTGCCTATGCTAGAAGACCTAAAGCGACAGCTGCAAAAATCAGGGTTTAAATCGGTCTTGATGTCGGGAAGTGGGTCTGCATTTTTTTGCCTAGGCCATGCAAATATCCATTTGCTTAAAGGGATGTTTTACTGCCAAACATCTTTTCTCAATCGCTCACCAGGGAGCTGGTATTCAGTTTAA
- a CDS encoding AAA family ATPase, whose amino-acid sequence MKLHYLNIRRMPGFLQQGLRYTQEHLANAHIHVVIGGNGAGKTTTCKAIRALLWPSLSHSLEPLSLHSVWMEEDQKIEISLEGKHWKCIPHAELQKQLPPPAYASCYTLTIDDLFSSATDQNFAAEIAKQARGGYDLSLVKNHPFFTIGRFKGRSEKQELDLALKSLRLAKEHQKTLKQEEDSLFKIEQEIEAASHSQALLPFLEDALRWKALDELIKALTNQLSHYPSQLEKFKENDREIYQQFHTQKQEYDRRLSKTQSEVAKKQQFLHSLPFSHLDLPSSQTLEHIQSLLEHLKKAQEEKNRVEQALTQANQILHKYLTFAHLPNIPPFTLEEVSHVQQLMQEYEKLSLKRDILQTRLHVLNSHSSPYPLEKLREGIALLNLWGTTPSSPSIFHWITCSMILFLSLFFLFIPLLSNFPWKWALTGSACGLATLLLWIWKPPYSLANQNKIGFQNQYKALNLPLPDKWSAEQVRPILNEVEGHYGKALRYQEDTSLRDELLFYEKNLENQWDQTVSALKQFSFENEQNVSYPVLYECIKSILLTQIEIENSQQQAASYRQNEKRILEELGSFFRFFAQEEPTPHASAWQIFLDIRHQVEQIQACQNHLSHLQEQLNHLKQDRDSLEENIHAFYKRCGCSSEEQFLECLDRFPNYHQLLQTYQHKQIEAEVLKQRLLLHPHLLNLSHAELLNMQQASLLSAKNLEPLIEKKTAIKQALQLAENAYQMENAQMNVLEKQTKFEQSFEEFGLGIAGQFLLDKIESDYQRDSQPEVFSIANEWFSRFTKAHYSLVVPEQTPSGFEFLAYDTKSCESKKLHELSRGTQSQLILAVRLAFNLFIEKEKKPLPYFLDETLSGSDSERFHEIARSLCEIAATGRQIFYFTCREADVYAWEHVISSYGNLRFSRIPLSSMQTLEKMIPLPVKAEIRKPASKETLAEYARSFPISPILPHLGKGHVHVYHLLEEAEELYYLQYLQIHTYGQLKQQMELGKIQGCFGNEKSWKKITSKGSILEHFFDYWHVGRGKAIDAEILTRSGVSDKYLSSLLEIAKQTQYSSSALIEILSAKQDERLKGFRQQSLSKLKEALIEEGYLDTRPPLSPQNFQIQLLQIATPYIQADILSLDETTCFIDKLKESLKLNTSSLVSD is encoded by the coding sequence ATGAAACTTCATTACCTCAACATCCGTCGCATGCCTGGTTTTCTCCAGCAAGGCCTTCGCTATACTCAAGAGCATTTAGCAAATGCGCATATTCATGTGGTTATTGGAGGGAATGGGGCAGGTAAGACAACTACCTGCAAAGCCATTCGAGCCCTTTTATGGCCTTCTCTTTCCCATTCCTTAGAGCCCCTCTCTTTGCATAGCGTATGGATGGAAGAAGACCAAAAAATTGAAATTAGCTTAGAGGGAAAGCATTGGAAATGTATTCCTCATGCAGAGCTACAAAAGCAGCTACCTCCCCCTGCCTACGCCTCTTGCTATACCTTAACGATCGACGATCTTTTCTCTTCTGCAACAGACCAAAATTTTGCGGCAGAAATTGCTAAGCAAGCTCGCGGGGGATATGACTTAAGCCTGGTAAAAAACCATCCTTTTTTTACAATCGGTCGATTTAAAGGAAGATCAGAAAAACAGGAGCTCGATCTGGCTTTAAAAAGCCTTCGTTTAGCGAAGGAACACCAAAAAACTCTCAAACAAGAAGAAGACTCTCTTTTTAAAATTGAGCAAGAAATTGAGGCTGCAAGCCATTCTCAAGCTTTACTTCCCTTTTTAGAGGATGCTTTGCGTTGGAAAGCGCTCGATGAGCTGATAAAAGCTCTAACAAATCAATTAAGCCATTATCCTTCTCAATTGGAAAAATTTAAAGAAAATGATCGAGAGATTTATCAGCAGTTTCACACTCAAAAACAAGAGTACGATCGGCGCCTAAGCAAAACTCAATCAGAGGTCGCTAAAAAGCAGCAATTTCTTCACTCTCTTCCTTTTTCACATCTTGACCTGCCCTCTTCCCAAACTTTAGAGCATATTCAATCTTTATTAGAACATTTAAAAAAAGCTCAAGAGGAAAAAAATCGGGTAGAGCAAGCCCTCACCCAGGCTAACCAGATTCTTCATAAATACCTAACCTTTGCCCATTTGCCAAATATTCCCCCGTTTACTTTGGAAGAGGTCTCGCATGTGCAGCAATTGATGCAAGAGTATGAAAAACTCAGCTTAAAGCGGGATATCTTGCAAACGCGCTTACATGTTCTTAATAGCCACTCTTCTCCCTACCCTCTGGAAAAATTGCGCGAAGGAATAGCCCTATTGAACCTGTGGGGTACCACGCCTTCTTCTCCTTCCATTTTCCATTGGATTACCTGCTCAATGATCCTATTTTTAAGCCTTTTTTTTCTTTTCATCCCCCTACTTTCTAATTTCCCCTGGAAGTGGGCTTTAACTGGCTCGGCATGTGGGTTAGCTACGCTGCTTTTATGGATATGGAAGCCCCCTTATAGCCTTGCCAATCAAAATAAGATAGGGTTTCAAAATCAATATAAAGCTTTAAATTTACCTCTTCCCGATAAGTGGAGTGCCGAGCAAGTTAGGCCTATTTTAAATGAAGTAGAGGGCCATTATGGAAAAGCTTTACGGTATCAAGAGGATACAAGCCTGCGGGATGAACTATTATTTTATGAAAAAAACTTAGAAAATCAATGGGATCAGACTGTTTCGGCGCTCAAGCAATTTTCTTTTGAAAACGAGCAAAATGTTTCCTATCCTGTTCTTTATGAATGCATTAAAAGCATTCTCCTTACCCAGATTGAGATCGAAAACTCCCAACAGCAAGCTGCATCATACAGGCAAAATGAAAAAAGGATTTTGGAAGAGCTGGGCTCATTTTTTCGCTTTTTTGCCCAGGAAGAGCCCACTCCTCATGCATCTGCCTGGCAAATATTCCTAGACATTCGCCACCAGGTTGAACAAATACAAGCTTGCCAAAATCATCTCTCCCATTTACAAGAACAGCTTAATCATCTGAAACAAGATCGGGATAGTTTAGAAGAAAATATCCATGCTTTTTATAAGCGATGTGGCTGCTCTTCAGAGGAACAGTTTCTAGAATGTTTGGATCGATTTCCTAATTACCATCAACTTCTTCAAACCTATCAGCATAAGCAAATTGAGGCAGAGGTTTTAAAACAACGCCTTCTCTTGCATCCCCACCTTTTAAACCTTTCCCATGCTGAGCTTCTAAACATGCAGCAGGCATCTTTGCTTTCTGCTAAAAATTTAGAACCCCTGATCGAAAAAAAAACCGCCATCAAGCAAGCCCTTCAGCTTGCTGAGAATGCTTATCAAATGGAAAATGCCCAAATGAATGTCCTTGAAAAGCAAACAAAATTTGAACAATCATTTGAAGAGTTTGGCTTGGGCATCGCCGGCCAATTTCTTTTAGATAAAATTGAGAGCGATTACCAAAGAGACAGCCAGCCTGAGGTATTTTCAATCGCCAATGAGTGGTTTTCCCGCTTTACAAAGGCCCATTATTCTTTAGTCGTTCCCGAACAAACACCCTCTGGATTTGAATTTCTAGCCTACGATACAAAATCTTGCGAAAGTAAAAAGTTGCATGAGCTTTCGCGCGGAACGCAATCTCAACTCATCCTAGCGGTTAGATTAGCCTTTAATCTTTTCATCGAAAAAGAAAAAAAGCCTCTTCCCTATTTTTTAGATGAGACTTTAAGCGGATCAGACTCCGAGCGATTTCATGAGATTGCTAGATCTCTTTGTGAAATTGCAGCAACCGGCAGGCAGATTTTCTATTTTACTTGCCGCGAAGCAGATGTATATGCTTGGGAACATGTTATCAGTAGCTATGGGAACCTACGCTTTAGCCGTATCCCCTTGTCTTCCATGCAAACTTTAGAAAAAATGATTCCCCTCCCTGTTAAAGCTGAAATTCGAAAACCAGCATCTAAGGAAACTCTTGCTGAATATGCCAGATCTTTTCCAATTTCTCCCATACTCCCACATTTAGGAAAAGGGCATGTACACGTCTATCACCTATTAGAGGAGGCGGAAGAGCTTTATTATCTTCAATATTTGCAAATCCACACTTATGGGCAACTGAAGCAACAAATGGAGCTTGGAAAAATTCAAGGTTGCTTCGGAAACGAAAAGAGTTGGAAAAAAATTACAAGCAAAGGTTCAATCCTTGAGCATTTCTTTGACTACTGGCATGTAGGGAGAGGAAAAGCAATTGATGCTGAAATTTTGACTCGCAGCGGTGTCAGCGATAAGTATTTAAGCTCTTTGCTTGAGATTGCTAAGCAAACTCAATACAGCAGTTCTGCCCTTATTGAAATCTTATCGGCCAAGCAAGACGAGCGTCTGAAAGGTTTTCGACAACAATCGTTATCAAAATTAAAAGAAGCCTTAATTGAAGAAGGATATCTGGATACTCGGCCGCCACTTTCTCCCCAAAATTTTCAGATCCAGCTACTGCAAATCGCAACCCCTTATATTCAAGCTGATATTCTTTCTCTTGATGAGACAACTTGCTTTATCGATAAGCTAAAAGAAAGCCTTAAACTGAATACCAGCTCCCTGGTGAGCGATTGA